A window of Nicotiana tabacum cultivar K326 chromosome 24, ASM71507v2, whole genome shotgun sequence contains these coding sequences:
- the LOC107809695 gene encoding uncharacterized protein LOC107809695 isoform X2, translating into MSIQRFFTQDRAHQTNEFSSDYTLEFPKISAQDLVAQQQYSSHMGFCFQPEKGRQQQHQQTCNLPIATASSNTIISFFGSPTSAFFATERCLGLTQYDNQDNTSQHMINNNDLNQDHTSQLMIDNYDLNQDNTSQLINNYDIQLSSYDPQQSRNGFLTDSIAQPEPDFQHNISLSSFIRPEFSTSQPLRRQYSFADVSEKERMLHLKNELLGEFDPSYRRHPSIPFDGNQNYSISHDFCGCPLENMRQQCASPSLTSHNSASSGVSNKHSKTRIRWSEDLHERFLECVNRLGGADTTPKQILNLMDLEGLTLDHVKSHLQKYRNAKHIPESTETGKSEKRNSPDNVTEIDNKTGIEIKEALKMQLEVQRCLHEQLETQRTLQMRIEEQAKKLKMIFDQQQKTNRVLLERQNSNISSLADPSTAHDDVEILVVEELE; encoded by the exons ATGAGTATTCAGAGATTCTTTACTCAGGATAGAGCACATCAGACCAATGAGTTTTCAAGTGATTATACTTTAGAATTTCCTAAAATCTCAGCTCAAGATTTAGTTGCTCAACAACAATATTCATCACACATGGGATTCTGTTTTCAGCCCGAGAAAGGCCGCCAACAGCAGCATCAGCAGACTTGTAATTTGCCTATTGCTACTGCATCTTCAAATACAATAATCAGCTTTTTTGGATCCCCCACTTCAGCGTTTTTCGCGACAGAACGTTGCCTGGGATTGACACAGTATGATAATCAAGATAATACTTCCCAACACATGATCAATAATAATGATCTTAACCAAGATCATACTTCCCAACTCATGATAGATAATTATGATCTTAACCAAGATAATACTTCTCAACTGATCAATAATTATGATATTCAATTGTCATCATATGATCCTCAACAAAGTAGAAATGGCTTCTTGACAGATTCAATTGCACAACCTGAGCCTGATTTTCAGCACAACATTTCTCTGTCATCATTCATCAGGCCAGAATTCTCAACCAGTCAACCTCTACGTAGACAATATTCTTTTGCCGATGTATCTGAGAAAGAGAGGATGCTGCATCTCAAAAATGAGTTGTTGGGAGAATTTGATCCTTCATATAGGAGGCACCCTTCAATTCCTTTTGATGGAAATCAAAACTACAGT ATCTCTCATGATTTCTGTGGCTGTCCTTTGGAAAATATGAGGCAACAATGCGCCAGTCCTTCACTCACTTCTCATAACTCTGCATCTTCTGGAGTATCCAATAAGCACAGTAAGACAAGAATCAGATGGAGTGAAGATCTCCACGAGCGATTTCTTGAGTGTGTAAATCGCCTTGGAGGTGCTGACA CTACACCGAAGCAAATACTTAATCTGATGGACTTAGAAGGCTTAACCCTTGATCATGTTAAAAGCCATTTGCAG AAATACCGAAATGCAAAGCACATTCCAGAATCTACAGAAA CAGGGAAATCAGAAAAGAGAAACAGTCCGGATAATGTTACAGAGATAGACAACAAAAC TGGAATAGAAATCAAGGAAGCACTGAAAATGCAACTAGAAGTCCAGAGGTGTCTTCATGAGCAACTAGAG ACTCAGCGAACGTTACAAATGAGGATCGAAGAACAAGCAAAAAAATTGAAGATGATATTTGATCAACAACAAAAAACAAACAGGGTTCTGTTGGAGAGACAAAATTCAAACATTTCTTCTCTTGCTGATCCATCCACTGCGCATGATGATGTAGAAATTTTGGTCGTAGAAGAGTTGGAATAA
- the LOC107809695 gene encoding uncharacterized protein LOC107809695 isoform X1, with protein sequence MSIQRFFTQDRAHQTNEFSSDYTLEFPKISAQDLVAQQQYSSHMGFCFQPEKGRQQQHQQTCNLPIATASSNTIISFFGSPTSAFFATERCLGLTQYDNQDNTSQHMINNNDLNQDHTSQLMIDNYDLNQDNTSQLINNYDIQLSSYDPQQSRNGFLTDSIAQPEPDFQHNISLSSFIRPEFSTSQPLRRQYSFADVSEKERMLHLKNELLGEFDPSYRRHPSIPFDGNQNYSISHDFCGCPLENMRQQCASPSLTSHNSASSGVSNKHSKTRIRWSEDLHERFLECVNRLGGADKATPKQILNLMDLEGLTLDHVKSHLQKYRNAKHIPESTETGKSEKRNSPDNVTEIDNKTGIEIKEALKMQLEVQRCLHEQLETQRTLQMRIEEQAKKLKMIFDQQQKTNRVLLERQNSNISSLADPSTAHDDVEILVVEELE encoded by the exons ATGAGTATTCAGAGATTCTTTACTCAGGATAGAGCACATCAGACCAATGAGTTTTCAAGTGATTATACTTTAGAATTTCCTAAAATCTCAGCTCAAGATTTAGTTGCTCAACAACAATATTCATCACACATGGGATTCTGTTTTCAGCCCGAGAAAGGCCGCCAACAGCAGCATCAGCAGACTTGTAATTTGCCTATTGCTACTGCATCTTCAAATACAATAATCAGCTTTTTTGGATCCCCCACTTCAGCGTTTTTCGCGACAGAACGTTGCCTGGGATTGACACAGTATGATAATCAAGATAATACTTCCCAACACATGATCAATAATAATGATCTTAACCAAGATCATACTTCCCAACTCATGATAGATAATTATGATCTTAACCAAGATAATACTTCTCAACTGATCAATAATTATGATATTCAATTGTCATCATATGATCCTCAACAAAGTAGAAATGGCTTCTTGACAGATTCAATTGCACAACCTGAGCCTGATTTTCAGCACAACATTTCTCTGTCATCATTCATCAGGCCAGAATTCTCAACCAGTCAACCTCTACGTAGACAATATTCTTTTGCCGATGTATCTGAGAAAGAGAGGATGCTGCATCTCAAAAATGAGTTGTTGGGAGAATTTGATCCTTCATATAGGAGGCACCCTTCAATTCCTTTTGATGGAAATCAAAACTACAGT ATCTCTCATGATTTCTGTGGCTGTCCTTTGGAAAATATGAGGCAACAATGCGCCAGTCCTTCACTCACTTCTCATAACTCTGCATCTTCTGGAGTATCCAATAAGCACAGTAAGACAAGAATCAGATGGAGTGAAGATCTCCACGAGCGATTTCTTGAGTGTGTAAATCGCCTTGGAGGTGCTGACA AAGCTACACCGAAGCAAATACTTAATCTGATGGACTTAGAAGGCTTAACCCTTGATCATGTTAAAAGCCATTTGCAG AAATACCGAAATGCAAAGCACATTCCAGAATCTACAGAAA CAGGGAAATCAGAAAAGAGAAACAGTCCGGATAATGTTACAGAGATAGACAACAAAAC TGGAATAGAAATCAAGGAAGCACTGAAAATGCAACTAGAAGTCCAGAGGTGTCTTCATGAGCAACTAGAG ACTCAGCGAACGTTACAAATGAGGATCGAAGAACAAGCAAAAAAATTGAAGATGATATTTGATCAACAACAAAAAACAAACAGGGTTCTGTTGGAGAGACAAAATTCAAACATTTCTTCTCTTGCTGATCCATCCACTGCGCATGATGATGTAGAAATTTTGGTCGTAGAAGAGTTGGAATAA
- the LOC107809695 gene encoding uncharacterized protein LOC107809695 isoform X3 gives MSIQRFFTQDRAHQTNEFSSDYTLEFPKISAQDLVAQQQYSSHMGFCFQPEKGRQQQHQQTCNLPIATASSNTIISFFGSPTSAFFATERCLGLTQYDNQDNTSQHMINNNDLNQDHTSQLMIDNYDLNQDNTSQLINNYDIQLSSYDPQQSRNGFLTDSIAQPEPDFQHNISLSSFIRPEFSTSQPLRRQYSFADVSEKERMLHLKNELLGEFDPSYRRHPSIPFDGNQNYSISHDFCGCPLENMRQQCASPSLTSHNSASSGVSNKHSKTRIRWSEDLHERFLECVNRLGGADTTPKQILNLMDLEGLTLDHVKSHLQKYRNAKHIPESTERKSEKRNSPDNVTEIDNKTGIEIKEALKMQLEVQRCLHEQLETQRTLQMRIEEQAKKLKMIFDQQQKTNRVLLERQNSNISSLADPSTAHDDVEILVVEELE, from the exons ATGAGTATTCAGAGATTCTTTACTCAGGATAGAGCACATCAGACCAATGAGTTTTCAAGTGATTATACTTTAGAATTTCCTAAAATCTCAGCTCAAGATTTAGTTGCTCAACAACAATATTCATCACACATGGGATTCTGTTTTCAGCCCGAGAAAGGCCGCCAACAGCAGCATCAGCAGACTTGTAATTTGCCTATTGCTACTGCATCTTCAAATACAATAATCAGCTTTTTTGGATCCCCCACTTCAGCGTTTTTCGCGACAGAACGTTGCCTGGGATTGACACAGTATGATAATCAAGATAATACTTCCCAACACATGATCAATAATAATGATCTTAACCAAGATCATACTTCCCAACTCATGATAGATAATTATGATCTTAACCAAGATAATACTTCTCAACTGATCAATAATTATGATATTCAATTGTCATCATATGATCCTCAACAAAGTAGAAATGGCTTCTTGACAGATTCAATTGCACAACCTGAGCCTGATTTTCAGCACAACATTTCTCTGTCATCATTCATCAGGCCAGAATTCTCAACCAGTCAACCTCTACGTAGACAATATTCTTTTGCCGATGTATCTGAGAAAGAGAGGATGCTGCATCTCAAAAATGAGTTGTTGGGAGAATTTGATCCTTCATATAGGAGGCACCCTTCAATTCCTTTTGATGGAAATCAAAACTACAGT ATCTCTCATGATTTCTGTGGCTGTCCTTTGGAAAATATGAGGCAACAATGCGCCAGTCCTTCACTCACTTCTCATAACTCTGCATCTTCTGGAGTATCCAATAAGCACAGTAAGACAAGAATCAGATGGAGTGAAGATCTCCACGAGCGATTTCTTGAGTGTGTAAATCGCCTTGGAGGTGCTGACA CTACACCGAAGCAAATACTTAATCTGATGGACTTAGAAGGCTTAACCCTTGATCATGTTAAAAGCCATTTGCAG AAATACCGAAATGCAAAGCACATTCCAGAATCTACAGAAA GGAAATCAGAAAAGAGAAACAGTCCGGATAATGTTACAGAGATAGACAACAAAAC TGGAATAGAAATCAAGGAAGCACTGAAAATGCAACTAGAAGTCCAGAGGTGTCTTCATGAGCAACTAGAG ACTCAGCGAACGTTACAAATGAGGATCGAAGAACAAGCAAAAAAATTGAAGATGATATTTGATCAACAACAAAAAACAAACAGGGTTCTGTTGGAGAGACAAAATTCAAACATTTCTTCTCTTGCTGATCCATCCACTGCGCATGATGATGTAGAAATTTTGGTCGTAGAAGAGTTGGAATAA
- the LOC107809697 gene encoding uncharacterized protein LOC107809697 produces MGRGRGKAKKQSVRDDIGSGEEEKIPVRRRGRPLKPLKDEIEEEEENEEKVEEDEYDGENTKGSVLNKDVKNQTAVNGKKRKRISQVKEADSVKMENGIGTKTNSNDLIKSVGFRQNGSRRKNKPRRAAEVGVECR; encoded by the coding sequence ATGGGCAGAGGAAGAGGAAAGGCAAAGAAGCAATCTGTGCGTGACGATATTGGAAGTGGTGAAGAAGAGAAGATACCAGTGCGGAGAAGGGGAAGACCACTGAAACCACTAAAGGATGAAAtagaggaggaagaagaaaatgaggagAAAGTAGAAGAAGATGAATATGACGGTGAGAATACTAAAGGTTCTGTCTTAAATAAAGATGTCAAGAACCAAACTGCTGTGAATggaaagaagaggaagagaattTCACAAGTCAAGGAAGCAGATTCAGTGAAAATGGAAAATGGTATTGGGACTAAAACTAACTCCAATGACTTAATAAAGTCAGTTGGATTTAGACAAAATGGGAGTAGAAGGAAAAACAAGCCTAGGCGAGCTGCTGAAGTTGGTGTAGAGTGCAGATGA